A single region of the Silene latifolia isolate original U9 population chromosome 8, ASM4854445v1, whole genome shotgun sequence genome encodes:
- the LOC141596392 gene encoding uncharacterized protein LOC141596392, which produces MTKVRQTDIDDFACGNLVGTLYGPEKYLSEKQKPFRRMNYEEYLNYEKKVDESEGFDVDGCTGVMTGRITPLPERGREWKIAEVVAQYAGRKQGEAMGITIEFVRLVKANIQTVAGSLYYLTFAATTTDKTEKTYRAKVWSRPITWECKILLFFDGSDGKKDITVRTKADKMARGKRKRGTAEEEYITFSLLSYFGEPVRLPQEPTIAPDPEQLQKDGCGLLAKELKRQNPQWADAQATRSASSKWKLFRYPEKAHFLDEAWKMFERQYPQYYPNTK; this is translated from the exons ATGACGAAGGTCCGACAGACTGATATTGATGATTTTGCGTGTGGTAATCTTGTGGGAACTTTGTATGGACCTGAAAAGTATCTGAGTGAAAAGCAGAAACCCTTTCGCCGGATGAATTATGAGGAATACTTGAATTACGAGAAGAAAGTTGACGAGTCTGAG GGGTTTGATGTTGATGGGTGCACTGGTGTTATGACTGGACGGATTACCCCGCTTCCTGAACGTGGTCGTGAGTGGAAGATAGCTGAGGTAGTTGCACAGTATGCTGGACGGAAACAGGGAGAAGCAATG GGCATCACCATTGAGTTTGTACGTCTCGTGAAAGCCAACATCCAGACTGTTGCAGGATCTCTATATTATCTCACTTTTGCGGCCACCACTACAGATAAAACAGAGAAAACTTACAGAGCCAAGGTTTGGAGTAGACCTATTACATGGGAGTGTAAAATACTTCTCTTTTTTGACGGAAGTGATGGGAAAAAAGACATAACGGTGAGAACCAAGGCAGATAAAATGGCACGTGGCAAACGCAAGAGAGGTACTGCGGAGGAAGAGTATATAACATTCAGTTTACTAAGCTATTTCGG CGAGCCTGTTAGATTGCCTCAGGAGCCGACTATTGCACCCGACCCTGAACAACTTCAGAAAGATGGCTGCGGTCTATTGGC GAAGGAGCTTAAGAGGCAAAACCCTCAGTGGGCAGATGCCCAG GCTACGAGGAGCGCGTCAAGCAAATGGAAGCTGTTTAGGTACCCT GAAAAGGCTCACTTTTTGGACGAAGCTTGGAAGATGTTTGAGAGACAATATCCTCAATATTATCCTAATACTAAGTAA
- the LOC141596391 gene encoding uncharacterized protein LOC141596391 gives MPKNRQTEIDDFACGNLVGTLYGPEEYLTERQKRFRRMNYEEYDNYEKKVDESEGFDVDGCTGVMTGRITPLGQGGREWKVAEVVAQFAGRKQGEAMGIPIEFVRLTKANIQTVAGLLYYLTFVATTTDKTEKTYRAKVWSRPITWECKILLFLDGSHGKKDLTERTKADKMARGKRKRGTAEEEYITFSLRGYFGEPVEVPDNPTIAPDPDQLQKDGCDLFAKELKKQNPHLTDDQAAMSASSKWELLGYCDKAPFLKEARKMFERQYPQYYRDTK, from the exons ATGCCGAAGAATCGACAGACTGAGATTGATGATTTTGCCTGTGGTAACCTTGTGGGAACTTTGTATGGACCTGAAGAGTATCTTACTGAAAGGCAGAAACGCTTTCGCCGGATGAATTATGAAGAATATGACAATTACGAGAAGAAAGTTGACGAGTCAGAG GGGTTTGATGTTGATGGGTGCACTGGTGTTATGACTGGACGGATTACCCCGCTTGGTCAAGGTGGTCGTGAGTGGAAGGTGGCTGAGGTCGTTGCACAGTTTGCTGGACGGAAACAGGGAGAAGCAATG GGCATACCCATCGAGTTTGTACGTCTCACGAAAGCCAACATCCAGACTGTTGCGGGACTTCTATATTATCTTACTTTCGTGGCCACCACTACAGATAAAACAGAGAAAACTTACAGAGCCAAGGTTTGGAGTAGACCTATTACATGGGAGTGTAAAATACTTCTCTTTCTTGACGGAAGTCATGGGAAAAAAGACTTAACAGAGAGGACCAAGGCAGATAAAATGGCACGTGGCAAACGCAAGAGAGGTACTGCAGAGGAAGAGTATATAACGTTCAGTTTACGTGGATATTTCGG CGAGCCTGTTGAAGTGCCTGATAACCCGACTATTGCTCCCGACCCTGACCAACTTCAGAAAGATGGCTGTGATCTTTTTGC AAAGGAGCTTAAGAAGCAAAACCCTCACTTGACAGATGACCAG GCTGCGATGAGTGCGTCAAGCAAATGGGAGCTGCTTGGGTACTGT GATAAAGCTCCCTTTCTGAAGGAAGCTAGGAAGATGTTTGAGAGACAATATCCCCAATATTATCGTGATACTAAGTAA